The window TCAAAGCATAGTCAATATTCGCACGCAACGTATGCAATGGAATTCTTCCTTCTTTATACATTTCTGAACGAGCTATTTCAACACCATTCAGACGACCAGAAATTTGTACCTTAATTCCCTCTGCTCCCATTCGCATTGCAGCAGCAATAGCTACTTTTATTACATGACGATAAGCTATCTTAGCCTCTAATTGACGAGCAATATTACTCGCCACAATTGCCGCATCTAATTCAGGCTTTTTTATCTCAAAAATATTTATTTGAACCTCTTTAGAAGTAATTCTTTTCAATTCTTCCTTCAATTTATCTACTTCCTGACCACCTTTACCAATAATAACACCTGGACGTGCGGTACACACAACCACAGTAACTAATTTTAATGTACGTTCAATAACAATACGAGATACACTCGCCTTAGCAAGACGAGTATTTAAATATTTACGAATTTTACTATCCTCATATAAAATATCTCCATAATTATCACCTCCACACCAATTAGAATCCCACCCACGAATGATTCCCAAACGATTACTTATCGGATTTATTTTTTGTCCCATTTAAGTCCCTAATTTTGTATTTCATTTTTCGTATTTACAAATATAACTACATGGCTAAAACGCTTACGAACGCGATGCGCCCTCCCCTGAGGAGCAGGACGAATCCTCTTCAGGATAGTAGACACATCAACATTAACCATTGTTATAAACAACTCCCCGTTTTCTGCTTGTCGTCCAGTTTTTTGCTCCCAATTAGAAATGGCCAATTTAAGTAACTTCTCTAAGAATAAAGAAATTTTTTTATTGGAAAATCTCAAAATACCTAAAGCTTTAAACACCTCAATCCCACGAATCATATCTGCCACAAGGCGTACCTTACGAGCAGAGACAGGTATATGCCGCAACCTTGCGAAATACATTGTTCTTCGACTTTCCTTTCTTTTTTCTGCCGATATTCTCTTTCTAACACCCATGAAATTATTTACTTTTTCTTATTACCCGCATGACCACGAAATTGACGTGTAGGAGAAAATTCCCCCAATTTATGTCCAACCATATTTTCCGTAATATAAACAGGAATAAATTTATTCCCATTGTGGACTGCAATAGTACATCCTACAAAATCAGGAGAAATCATTGATGCCCTTGCCCAAGTCTTCACAACAGACTTCTTCTTTGATTCATTCATTAACAGAATCTTCTTCTCTAACTTAACATTAATATAAGGACCTTTTCTCAAAGAACGACTCATAATCCACCGATTTTAAAACTCACTAGGTTACTTTTTCTTACTTTCAATAATATATCTAGAGGAATACTTTTTCAAATTTCTTGTTTTTAATCCCTTTGCATACAAACCTTTACGAGATCTTGGATGCCCTCCAGAAGCACGTCCCTCCCCTCCCCCCATTGGATGATCAACGGGGTTCATTGCTACACCACGAACATGTGGGCAGTGTCCTAGCCATCTTATCCTCCCAGCTTTTCCCGACTTTTCCAAAGCATGTTCAGAATTACTTACACTGCCAATACTCGCTCTACATAAAGCGAGTACTTTCCGTGTTTCTCCCGAAGGCATCCTAACAATTACATAATTACCCTCTCTAGAAACAACCTGAGCAAAAACTCCTGCAGAACGCACCATTTTAGCACCCTGCCCCGGACGCAACTCAATATTGTGGATTATTGTTCCCAAAGGAATATCAGCTAACGGAAGTGAATTCCCAACTTCGGGAGGAGCCTCTTTCCCCGAAACTATTAATTGATTTACTTTCAATCCATTTGGGGCAACAATATACACCTTCTCTCCATCAGCATAGTACAACAAAGCAATACGAGCAGAACGATTAGGATCATATTCTATAGACTTTACTCTTGCAGGAATACCATCTTTATTTCTCTTAAAATCAATTAAACGAAATCTACGTTTATGCCCTCCTCCAATATGTCTAACTGTCCTATGACCCTCAGCATTACGCCCACCTGACTTACATTTACCAAAAACAAGAGACTTTTCAGGTATAGTAGCCGTGATTTCGCTAAACATGCCAACAATTCTGTGCCTTTGCCCCGGTGTTACCGGCTTCAACTTACGAATCCCCATTCCCTATTTAATATTACCACTAAAAAAGTCTATTGTTTCTCCCTTACTCAATATCACAATTGCCTTTTTAAGAGCGACCCTTTTCCCCTTCATAACCTTCAATTTGTTATACCTCGACTTTCTTTTACCGTCATAATTCATCGTATTCACTCTTAAAACTGAAACATCATAAAGCCCGCTCACTGCTGTTCTGATTTCTAACTTATCAGCGCTAGGAGAAACATAGAACCCTACACAATTTGATTTTTTATCTGTAATCTGAGTTTGTTTTTCTGTTATGATAGGTTTAATAATTATTCCCATTACTATCTTCGACTAAAGTTAAAAATTATTAATGGCAACTACAGAACTTTCTAAAATTACCAAACGGTTCACATCCAAAATTTCATAAGTGTTTAAATTGGAAACGGTAGTCACTTTTACTTTTGATATATTTCTCGCTGATAAAAAAATATTATCATCTTTCTCCGGAAGAATAACAAGTAATTTGCTATTAGCTATTTGTATTTTCAAATTCTTAGCCAAATCTAAGAATTCTTTTGTCTTCGGAGTTTCAAAAGAAAAATCTTCAACAACGATAACGCCCCCCTCACGCATTCTACAAGATAAAACAGATCTGCGTGCCATTTTTTTTTCTTTCTTATTTAGTTTAAAACTATAATCCCTCGGTTTAGGACCAAATACCCTAGCTCCTCCCACTAAAACAGGAGAATTGATATCACCACGACGAGCCCCTCCACTACCTTTCTGACGTCCTAATTTACGAGTACTACCTGACATCTCACTCCTCTCCTTGGATTTAGCCGTACCTTGACGTTTATTAGCAAGATACCGCCTTACATCCAGATAAACAATATAATCATTTGGTTCAACTCTAAAAACACTATCTTCCAATATTACTTTTCTTCCTGTTTCCTCACCCTTAATATTAAAAATATTTACCTCCATCACTTCTTAACTATTAAAATTGAACCTTTTGAACCCGGAACTGATCCCTTGACTATCAATAAATTATATTTAGATATTAACTCTATTACTTCAAGATTTTGTATAGTTACTTTTGTATTCCCCATTTGACCTGCCATACGTGTACCCTTAAATACTTTTGCGGGATAAGAACATGCTCCAATAGAACCTGGATGTCTCTGACGATCACTTTGTCCTAAAGTTGCTTCACCCACTCCTCTAAAACCATGCCGCTTTACAACCCCTTGGAACCCTTTCCCCTTCGATATGCCAACTACATCTACATAAATTCCTTTATTAAAAAAGTCAACAGTTATAACATCTCCTTCTTTATATTTCCCTTGTTCTTTAAACTCGGCTAAATATCTTTTAAAAGATACTCCTGCTCTTTTAAAATGTCCCCGTTCTGGCTTTGTAGTATGTTTTTCTTTCTTGTCTTCAAATCCTACCTGTACGGCTTCATAGCCATCCTTATCAACCGTTTTGACTTGAGTAACAACACAAGGACCTACTTCCATAACAGTACATGGAAGATTCTTCCCTTCAACACTAAAAATAGATGTCATCCCAATTTTTTTCCCAATTAATCCAGGCATATCTTTTACTTAAAACTTACATTAATTAATTAATTAATTCTTATTGCTCATCCCCTTTACGCATTTCAAACCAATATTCAAAGCTCACATTTTACAGTTCCACTAATACCTCCAAAACTTAAATTTACACCTTTATTTCAACCTCCACACCACTGGGTAAATCCAGTTTCATTAATGCATCTACCACCTTAGTATTAGAAGCATAAATATCAATCAGTCGTTTATATGAAGCCAATTCAAATTGCTCACGAGATTTTTTATTCACAAAAGTTGCACGATTCACCGTAAAGATCCTCCTATGAGTAGGAAGAGGAATAGGGCCACTTACATCATCAGCTATACTCTTTACAGCTTTCACAATTTTCTCAGCAGACCTATCTATTAAATTATAATCATAAGATTTTAACCTAATCCTAATTTTGTGGCTCGCACTCATCACTTTTTGCTTTCAAATATTAACTTAATAACTAAAGAACTGGTTTTTCTTCTCTCTTTTCTACTACTTTTATCCCTACAAAGATAGAGAATTCTCACCCAATAACCTTAAACTTATCTATCTAATGTCTTTCTTAATACGTACATGCTACATGCGAGACTTGTCTCTTTTCTTTGTTATACCCCATCTATAACAAAGAACATTTCATCATTTTAAATTTGATTTTGCATACAATATCCGCTCAAAACACATTTCATCGTCTAAAATACAAGCTTTATTTCAATAAAGCCAAAAACGAACACATCTCTCCATCTGCCGGAGATAAATAAATTCTAAAACTAGGAACTCTCCAATTCATTTCTATAACCTCTTTTTTTATTACTTTGTTTTCCTCCAATCTATGATATTAACCATACTCCAAAATTTTCTAAAAAATTTCACTTAAAATTTCACTTAATTAAATCCACTCTCCCTTTTATTTTTATCAATATTTCCCTTGCAATGGTAGCAGAAACTTCTTCATAATGCGAAAAAGACAAATTACTTGTAGCACGACCTGAGGTAATAGTACGTAAAGTTGTCACATAACCAAACATTTCCGACAAGGGAGCATGTGCCTTTATAATCCTTATTCCAACACGACTAGTATCCATAGTTTCTACCCGTCCACGTCGTTTATTCAAATCACCAATTACATCACCCATATTTTCTTCTGGAGTAACCACCTCAATCCTCATAATCGGCTCTTTTAAAACCGGACTAGCCTTCTCTACAGCATTCTTAAATGCTTGAATAGCACACACTTCAAAAGACAATTGATCAGAATCCACAGCATGATAGGAACCATCAATAACTGTCACCTTTAATTTATCCACTGCATAGCCTGCTAAAATACCATTCTTCATTGCTCGCAAAAAACCCTTATGAATAGAAGGAATATACTCCTTTGGAATATTTCCACCTTTAACCTCACTTATAAATTGAAAATCGCCCTCAAAATCCGAATCAACTGGCTCAATACGAACGATCATATCAGCAAACTTACCACGACCACCCGTTTGCTTTTTATATACTTCACGCCATTCTACTGACTTAGTAATAGCTTCTTTATAAGACACCTGAGGGGGACCTTGATTGGAGTCAACTTTAAATTCTCGTTTTAATCTATCAATAATTATTTCTAAATGAAGTTCACCCATGCCTGAAATAATTATTTGTCCCGTTTCCTCATTTGTTTTAACAGTAAAAGTTGGATCTTCTTCTGCTAACTTGGCGAGTCCCAATTCCAATTTATCTAAATCTTTTTGTGTTTTAGGCTCAACTGCAATACTAATTACAGGTTCTGGAAAATCCATTTTTTCCAAAATAATCGGATAATTTTCACTACACAAAGTATCTCCTGTGCGAATATCCTTAAAACCCACTCCAGCCCCAATATCACCACATCCAATATACTCCCTCGGATTTTGCTTATTAGAATGCATTTGAAATAATCGAGAAATACGTTCCTTTTTTCCAGAACGAGTATTATAAACATAAGAACCAGCCTCTAATTCTCCTGAATATACACGAAAAAAACAAAGCCGACCTACATAAGGATCTGTCGCAATTTTAAATACTAAAGCACACAAAGGATCCGAAGCACTTGGCTTACGAGCTACTATTTTATCCAAATTATCAGGATGAACACCTTTAATTGCAACCGTATCTACTGGGCTTGGAAGATAGGCACATACTGCATCCAATAAAGCCTGTACACCTTTATTTCTAAAAGAAGATCCACAAATCATTGGATTAATTTGCATAGCCAACGTTCCTTTACGAATAACCCCACGAATTTCATCTTCAGTAATTGCATCCGGATCATCAAAATATTTCTCCATCAAAGCATCATCTACTTCTGCTAAGATCTCAAGCATTTTATTCCTCCCATTTTCAGCTTCTGACATAATCTCTGTAGGAATCTTTTCAATGGAATAAGACGCACCCATAGCTTCATCATACCAATACAAAGCTTTCATTCGTACTAAATCTATGATTCCGCAAAACCTCTCCTCCGCACCAATAGGGATCTGAACAGGACAAGGATTAGCTCCCAAGATCTCTTTCATTTGTCGCATTACTTCAAAAAAATTTGCACCAGAACGGTCCATTTTGTTCACATAACAAATCCTTGGCACACGATACTTATCTGCCTGGTACCACACAGTTTCCGATTGAGGTTCAACTCCCCCTACTGCACAAAAAGTAACAACTGCGCCATCTAAGACACGTAAAGAACGCTCTACTTCCACAGTAAAATCCACATGTCCTGGAGTATCAATCAAATTAATCTTATATATACTATCACTATATTTCCATTTAGCTGTTGTTGCAGCAGAAGTGATTGTAATACCACGCTCCTGCTCTTGTTCCATCCAGTCCATAGTAGCAGCTCCATCATGAACCTCTCCAATCTTATGAGTAATGCCTGTATAAAAAAGTATCCGCTCTGATGTAGTAGTCTTCCCCGCATCAATATGTGCCATAATACCAATGTTGCGAGTATACTTTAGTTGGTCGTCCACACCTCTTGCCATTAAAATCCCTATTTTTTATAATATAAACTGACTATCAAAATCTAAAATATGCAAACGCTCTGTTAGCTTCTGCCATTTTACGCATATCTTCCTTTTTCTTATACGCACCACCTTGACTATTAAAAGCATCCACAATCTCAGCTGATAACTTATCCGCCATTGATTTACCATCTCTTTTCCGAGCAAAAAAAATCATATTTTTCATTGAAATAGTCTCTTTTCTCTCCGGATAAATTTCTGTAGGTACCTGAAAAGTAGCACCACCAACTCGTCTAGACTTCACTTCAACAAGTGGAGTTATATTATTCAATGCATGCTCCCAGATTTCAAGAGAAGATTTTTGTTCATCAGACAGTTTAGCTCTCACTTTTTCCAGAGCAGAATAAAAAATATTAAAAGCCATGCTTTTCTTACCATCATACATTAAATGATTAACAAATTTCGTTACTCTTTGGCTGCCAAATACAGCATCCGAAAGTATTTGTCTTTTTTTAGGCTTTGCCTTTCTCATCTTTCTCAAAAATTTTATCTACAATGATTCTAAACAGTTTAAATATATCTTCAACAAACTTCCTTTTCTAAGTTCATTCAATTTCATTTCTTATTTTTAGTTGGTACTGCCTTAGTTTTTCCTGTTCCCGTTTTCGGGAACTTTGCTCCATATTTAGAGCGCCTCTGCATACGCCCACTCACACCTGCTGTATCTAAGGCTCCACGTACAATATGATAACGCACACCTGGAAGGTCCTTTACTCTTCCTCCTCTTACCAACACAATAGAATGTTCTTGCAAATTATGCCCTTCACCTGGAATATATACATTAACCTCCTTAGAATTAGTCAAACGCACACGTGCAACTTTACGCATAGCAGAATTAGGTTTTTTAGGAGTTGTAGTATACACTCTTACACAAACCCCTCTCTTCTGTGGACATGAATCCAATGCGGGCGCTTTCCCCTTTTTTAAGAAAGTTGCTCTTCCCTTCCTTACTAACTGCTGAATTGTAGGCATAATCAACTATATTTTTCTATTTCTATAACTCTAACTCTCCCAATTCTCCCGAATAATAGATTCCTCAGACCAACTAATTTACACATAAAAAGTATAAAACTAAAATGATTATTAATAAGTCAAAGACTTTTTTTTACAAAAAAACATTCTAAAAACAATTTTGTTAGGTAACAATGAAAATTTTTAAAACTCTTATAGAGATATAATATAAAATGTTGATATATAGATTATTCACTAAATCGATTACCTTATCCTCACTATATTATCTGAATAAATTTTTAAAAAATCACCCTGAATTGTCTATTCTTGTATATTATGTTTTGTACGTTTTTTTTGCGATCTACATCACAAAATGAATATATATATATATATATATATATCCTATATATAAGTGATGATAAAGATTAATCTACTTTCATATTACTTTCATATTACTTTCATAAACTTTCTTCATTAAGCTTGTTATTTACAACGTATCAGATTCTCATACATCTTTTCACCTATAATCTCCTTAACTTCGTTAAAGTCACCACGTTCAAAACGAATTCTCGCCTTTCGTAAACAAATATTCTTCTTGCCTTTTTTCGCATATTACGGCTCATTTTCTCTCAAAGCTATTATATTATTCTAAATAATAGGCAATATCATCCGTTCACTCGCCAAAATCGTATTAGGAAATATTTTTTGAGCTTCTTTTAATAAAAATGTTTCATCAGGATATCTAGCAGAAAAATGACCCAACATAAGTTTTTTTACATTAGCAGCCCTAGCTATCAAAGATGCTTGCTGAGCTGAAGAATGATAAGTTTCTTTGGCACGGGCTAAATCTTTATTACTATAAGTCGCCTCATGATAAAGCAAATCTACACCAGTTATCAACGGAATAATCTCTTCATAATACACTGTATCCGAACAATAAGCATATCTACAAGAAAAACTCGCCAACTTTGACAAACATGAACTAGAAACTGTTTGACTACCAGAAGTAACAAAATTACCTCTCTGCATATTGTTATCAAACAAATAGATAGGTTTTTCTTCAAATAAAAAACCAACAGTAGGCACTCTATGTTTCAGAGGAATCGTAAACACTCTCAACACTTGATCCTCAAAAATCAACCCACTACAAGTAGGATCAAAAGGATGAAACACTACCTGAAATGGCAATTCCTTAAAGAAATATTTTATTAAAGGCTGAAATAAACATTTAGTATCTGGATGAGAATAAATGCATAAATCAACTGTACGCCCTAATAACACAAACATTGATACTAACCCTAGTAATCCAAAACAATGATCACCATGCAAATGAGAAATAAAAATATGATTAAGTCGTTGAAACTTCAAATTCATTGCACGAAATTGCAACTGACTCCCTTCTCCGCAATCGATCATATATAATTCTCCATTCAAATTAACTATTTGAGAGCTTAAAGAATGCCTAGTAGCAGGAAGAGCTGATCCACAACCCAATATATTCACTTCAAACTGTCTCATGATTGCTTTATGTCTATCAACTTATGAAATTGCAAGCTTACAATGCTCAATTTTGGAAAAAATTTGATTTGTTCTACAACAATAATTTATACTAGTTACTGTAGCAACTACACTTCTCATAAAAAAGTTTAGGACTTAATAAAAATAATGTCTGAATAATGTCTAGCTATGGACAAAAATTTTTACTTTTCGAAATAGACAACTGATGGATTTTACATTAACAGCTAAACTCAACCAATGATCCTCAAAACATTACACTTTATTTGATCCAAAAAATTTAATATGTGGAAGAGAAGCCGAAAATAAAAATTGATGAACAAATATAAAATGAATACATCAAAGCTTTACCTTATTATTTTTTTGTCTCATGTAATCTTTGAATTTGACGCTCAATAACCTCATCTTCAATTTTTTCAAACAACAAATCAAAAGGATTAAGCTGATGTCCAGCTTCTAATAAATTCATTTCTCCAAATTGAGACCATTTTAAATTACCCTTGCGAATAAAACGACAAATTTTATCTACTGTAAAAGGTAAAAAAGGTTCAAATACAATAGTAAGATTGACTATCATTTGTAAAGCCACATTCAATACAGTAGCTGTACGAAATATGTCTTTTCTTGCAGTTTTCCATGCTTCAGTATCCGTCAAATACTTATTCCCAATACGGACCAAACTCATAGCTTCCTTCAAAGCATCACGAAAATGATACTGCCCTAAATAATTTTCCAAAATTATTTTTGATCGAAAAAATTTTTCTAAAACATTTCGATCATAATCCCTTAATTCACCGAGCTTAGGAACTTTTCCTTCAAAATATTTGTGAGTAAGCACTAAAACTCTATTAACAAAATTTCCAAGTATAGCAACTAATTCATTGTTATTACGTGCCTGAAAATCCCTCCATGTAAAATCGCCATCTTTAGTTTCAGGTGCATTAGCTATCAAAACATAACGTAAAACATCTTGTTGTCCAGGAAATTCTTCCAAATATTCATGTAGCCAAACTGCCCAATTACGGGAAGTAGATATTTTTTCTCCTTCCAAATTTAAAAATTCATTAGCGGGCACATTATCTGGCAATATATACCCTTCATGAGCTTTCAACATAACCGGAAAGATAATACAATGAAATACAATATTATCTTTCCCAATAAAATGTACAAGCTTAGTACTGGGGTCTTTCCACCATTTCTTCCAATCGTTTGGAGAATATTCTATAGTATTAGAAATATAACCTATAGGGGCATCAAACCAAACATATAATACTTTGCCCTCAGCACCTTTTATTGGAACAGGAATTCCCCAATCAAGGTCTCTGCTTACAGCACGATGGAACAATCCTGTTTCTAACCAAGATTTGCACTGCCCAACAACGTTAGTTTTCCATTCTCTATGTTCTTCCAAAATCCATTTTTTTAGCCATTCTGTATATTCGTCCAAAGGCAAATACCAATGTTTAGTCTCTCTTACCTTGGGTAGGGTATTTGTGATAACAGATTTTGGATCAAGTAAATCCATGGCGTTAATAAAAGCTCCACATGATTCGCATTGATCCCCATATGCCTGTTTATATCCACACAAATAACACGTTCCAGAAATATAACGATCTGCAAGAAATAATTTGGCATGTGTATCATAATATTGTCCTGTAATTTTCTCTACTAATTTTCCCTTATCATATAAATGGCGAAAAAATTCCGATGCTGTCTGATGATGTATTAATGAGGATGTTCGGGAATAAATATCAAAGGTAATCCCAAAATCTTCAAAAGATTTTTTAATAAGATGATGATAACGATCCACAACTTTCTGTGGGGTACTACCTTCTTCTCTAGCTTTCAAGGCAATTGGCACACCGTGTTCATCCGAACCCCCTATAAACAAAACTTCTTCCCCTCGTAGTCGCAAATAACGAGCATAAATATCCGCCGGGATATAAACACCTGCTAAGTGTCCAATATGAACAGGACCATTAGCATATGGCAAAGCAGAAGTGATCAAAAACCTTTTGTAATTTTCCATTTCATACTACATTTAGCTATACTTGTGGTTTCATAAATGTTCTTACATTATGAAACTACGAGTATAATATAAAGAAAAGACTTCTCTGTGCTAATTTAGAAGAAATACTTAATAATTAGATAGCTTCAACAAAACATATTGACCTAGATTTTTATGAGGGACGAATTATTCTCATCTATCCAAATGTAATATTTTGTATATTGCATTGCGGTGTATAAAGTAGTAGAAAAACTCTAATTTTTTTGTATCACTTTACTGAAAAGGATGATATATATGATCCCGATACTTTTAAATCACCCCACCCCCCCTCTATCAGGTCTGGATCCTGCTTCTCCTTTACATAGAGTCATTCGTCTGCCAACAGACCGAAATTATTGTGGTATTTAATCCAGAAAGCATGGATTATAGCATATAATTATAATTTATCTGATTTATAAAATCAAGCCAATAAATATAAAAATGGTAAAATGGTAAAAGAAATAAAGGAGCTTACACCCAAAAGTGTAAGCTCCTCTCGATGGTATAATGACTTAGTTATTAAGGCCGATTTAGCGGAAAATTCTGCCGTACGGGGTTGTATGGTAATTAAGCCATATGGCTACGCCATATGGGAAAAAATTCAGAGGCAATTGGATGAGATGTTTAAGGAAACAGGACATGTAAATGCTTATTTCCCTTTGTTTATTCCCAAGTCTTTTCTAAACAGAGAAGCCAGCCATATAGAAGGTTTTGCCAAAGAATGTGCCATAGTAACTCATTATAGATTAAAAAATGATCCAATAGGGAAAGGAATAATTGTTGATTCGGAAGCTAAACTTGAAGAAGAGTTAATTATACGTCCTACTTCTGAAAGTATTATTTGGAATACTTATAAAAAATGGATTCATTCCTATCGCGATTTACCTATTTTAATAAATCAATGGGCAAATGTAGTCCGTTGGGAGATGCGTACTCGGCTGTTTTTGAGGACAGCAGAATTCCTCTGGCAAGAAGGACATACCGCTCACACTTCTAAAGAAGAAGCTATTGAAGAAACCTTGAAAATACTGGATATATATGCCAATTTTGTAGAACAATACATGGCTATTCCAGTAACTAAAGGAGTTAAAACTCCTTGTGAACGATTTGCAGGAGCAACCGATACATATTGCATTGAAACCTTAATGCAAGATGGGAAAGCACTTCAAGCAGGAACTTCTCA of the Candidatus Azobacteroides pseudotrichonymphae genomovar. CFP2 genome contains:
- the metG gene encoding methionine--tRNA ligase, which codes for MENYKRFLITSALPYANGPVHIGHLAGVYIPADIYARYLRLRGEEVLFIGGSDEHGVPIALKAREEGSTPQKVVDRYHHLIKKSFEDFGITFDIYSRTSSLIHHQTASEFFRHLYDKGKLVEKITGQYYDTHAKLFLADRYISGTCYLCGYKQAYGDQCESCGAFINAMDLLDPKSVITNTLPKVRETKHWYLPLDEYTEWLKKWILEEHREWKTNVVGQCKSWLETGLFHRAVSRDLDWGIPVPIKGAEGKVLYVWFDAPIGYISNTIEYSPNDWKKWWKDPSTKLVHFIGKDNIVFHCIIFPVMLKAHEGYILPDNVPANEFLNLEGEKISTSRNWAVWLHEYLEEFPGQQDVLRYVLIANAPETKDGDFTWRDFQARNNNELVAILGNFVNRVLVLTHKYFEGKVPKLGELRDYDRNVLEKFFRSKIILENYLGQYHFRDALKEAMSLVRIGNKYLTDTEAWKTARKDIFRTATVLNVALQMIVNLTIVFEPFLPFTVDKICRFIRKGNLKWSQFGEMNLLEAGHQLNPFDLLFEKIEDEVIERQIQRLHETKK